Proteins from one Hydrogenivirga caldilitoris genomic window:
- a CDS encoding metallophosphoesterase produces the protein MIYFISDTHFYHFNILKLNPQARKFGFERITVEALEKTLKEGDTLYHLGDFTWQLYDEFGVLERWKELPARKVLIMGNHDERFGSSVLREFFDEVYEFSLLLEESGRKFLLSHYPALDLKTNRFPDRQERVEKEFFQSGCDFLVHGHVHYNNGGPMCGCGSKGIPCFNVNVELHNFRPVSLEELLFAGCEGKL, from the coding sequence ATGATTTACTTTATCTCTGACACGCACTTTTACCATTTCAACATTCTAAAGCTCAATCCCCAAGCCCGGAAGTTTGGTTTTGAACGTATAACCGTTGAAGCTCTGGAGAAAACCCTCAAGGAAGGTGATACCCTGTACCACCTCGGAGACTTTACCTGGCAACTTTACGATGAGTTTGGTGTTCTTGAAAGATGGAAGGAACTACCTGCAAGAAAGGTACTTATCATGGGAAACCACGATGAGAGATTCGGAAGCTCTGTGCTCAGGGAGTTCTTTGATGAGGTCTATGAATTTTCGTTATTGTTGGAAGAGTCGGGCAGGAAATTTCTCCTTTCCCACTACCCAGCCCTTGACCTTAAAACGAACAGATTTCCCGATAGACAGGAAAGGGTTGAAAAGGAGTTTTTTCAAAGCGGATGTGATTTTCTCGTACATGGACATGTCCATTACAACAACGGCGGACCGATGTGCGGGTGTGGCTCAAAGGGAATTCCCTGTTTTAATGTAAATGTTGAGCTTCATAACTTTAGACCTGTAAGTTTAGAGGAATTACTCTTTGCAGGTTGTGAAGGAAAACTGTGA
- a CDS encoding lipoate--protein ligase family protein → MRRDEEALLSFEHTPFREPSVRLYKWDRICLSLGYFQKEKPFLTVPTVRRPTGGGALLHGWDVSFSIVDLRERWGLTPSRIYRKVAEVFINSFSNLGIEVTLERFRGRYIDNFFCFWVPTLGELTYRKRKLVSMAMRTLKRSFLVHGSVYLDFDYERVQELIGVPAELLSERIVSLRELGIEEEEFITVFLHNLQRVIPLNLQV, encoded by the coding sequence ATGAGGAGGGACGAAGAAGCCCTCCTCTCCTTTGAACATACACCCTTTAGAGAACCCTCGGTACGTCTGTATAAGTGGGACAGAATATGCCTGAGCCTTGGTTACTTCCAAAAGGAAAAACCGTTTTTAACGGTTCCCACGGTTCGTAGACCTACGGGCGGCGGAGCTCTACTCCACGGCTGGGATGTATCCTTCTCAATAGTTGACCTCAGAGAGAGGTGGGGTTTAACACCCTCAAGAATATACAGAAAAGTGGCTGAGGTTTTTATAAACTCCTTCTCCAATCTTGGAATTGAGGTAACCCTTGAGCGTTTCAGGGGAAGATATATTGACAACTTTTTCTGCTTCTGGGTTCCCACGCTGGGAGAGCTCACTTACAGGAAAAGGAAACTGGTATCAATGGCTATGAGAACTCTCAAAAGGAGTTTTCTGGTGCACGGGAGCGTTTACCTTGATTTTGATTACGAAAGGGTGCAGGAGCTGATAGGTGTACCTGCTGAGCTTCTCTCTGAAAGGATAGTCTCTTTAAGGGAACTGGGAATAGAAGAGGAGGAATTTATCACAGTTTTCCTTCACAACCTGCAAAGAGTAATTCCTCTAAACTTACAGGTCTAA
- a CDS encoding DEAD/DEAH box helicase, whose product MQFTFRQLSQRIQNALEEIEFVKPTPIQESAIPVALEGKDILIQARTGTGKTGAFGIPIIEKLQRGERALILAPTRELAIQIKDHLRELTRFSRVSVFAFYGGTSVGRDLSLLEKRIPDIVVGTPGRVKDLIERGALKLDTFRYLVLDEVDIMLDMGFREDIEWIVSKLPEERQTFFVSATVPREIKEIARKFMKPGFEHVSIESEELKPRINEIVVRTRSEIHKTEELERILRENKDEKVIVFVKMKKNAKELAYQLRRKGYNVEALHGDMTQKRRETVMRLFRNGNVKVLVATDVASRGLDIEGVSIIINFHLPEDPRVYTHRIGRTGRFGREGTAISLVSPSEKRNLWRIEKHKEQTA is encoded by the coding sequence ATGCAGTTCACATTCAGACAACTCAGTCAGAGGATTCAAAATGCCCTTGAGGAAATTGAATTTGTGAAACCAACACCCATTCAAGAGTCAGCTATTCCCGTAGCTCTTGAGGGTAAGGACATTTTGATTCAGGCAAGGACGGGAACAGGTAAGACGGGAGCCTTCGGTATACCTATAATTGAGAAACTTCAGAGGGGAGAAAGGGCTCTTATTCTTGCACCGACAAGGGAACTGGCGATCCAGATTAAAGACCACCTAAGGGAACTTACAAGGTTCTCAAGGGTAAGCGTGTTTGCTTTCTACGGAGGGACATCTGTAGGCAGAGACCTGTCGTTGCTGGAGAAGAGGATTCCGGATATTGTGGTGGGAACACCCGGAAGAGTTAAGGACCTGATAGAGAGGGGTGCCTTAAAGCTTGATACATTCAGATATCTGGTTTTAGATGAAGTGGACATAATGCTGGATATGGGTTTTAGAGAGGATATTGAATGGATAGTCTCTAAACTCCCTGAAGAGAGACAGACCTTTTTCGTGTCCGCAACGGTTCCCAGAGAGATAAAGGAAATAGCAAGAAAGTTCATGAAGCCGGGCTTTGAACATGTGAGCATTGAGTCAGAAGAGCTAAAGCCAAGAATAAACGAGATAGTTGTCAGAACACGCTCGGAAATTCATAAGACAGAAGAGCTGGAGAGGATTCTTAGGGAAAACAAGGACGAAAAGGTAATAGTCTTCGTTAAGATGAAGAAGAACGCCAAAGAGCTGGCTTATCAGCTCAGAAGGAAGGGCTACAACGTAGAAGCCCTTCACGGAGACATGACCCAGAAGAGAAGGGAAACCGTTATGAGGCTCTTCAGGAACGGAAATGTAAAAGTGCTTGTAGCTACTGATGTGGCATCAAGAGGTCTGGATATTGAGGGTGTGAGCATAATAATTAACTTCCACCTACCTGAAGACCCAAGGGTTTACACCCACAGAATAGGAAGGACCGGAAGGTTTGGAAGGGAAGGTACGGCTATAAGCCTTGTATCCCCCTCCGAGAAGAGGAACCTCTGGAGAATAGAAAAGCACAAAGAGCAAACAGCCTAA
- a CDS encoding DUF996 domain-containing protein, whose translation MSKQTKQLGGWGLVGALVASILSAAIPFIGILALVGWILAVIAYIKASEELGEPEIKANVIKAIVAGVVALVVFILGGGTMAAGMLSQMREGGGMHMGGTGLLIMVVAWVIGLVAAWFWYKANSYMTEKTQVGLFKTGGLLMFVGAVLAIILIGGLISLIGEILLIVAWFSVQEKVEEPQTV comes from the coding sequence ATGAGTAAGCAGACTAAACAACTTGGAGGCTGGGGATTGGTTGGAGCCTTGGTTGCCTCAATACTAAGTGCAGCCATTCCCTTTATAGGGATACTCGCCCTTGTAGGTTGGATACTGGCGGTTATCGCTTATATCAAGGCTTCGGAAGAGCTTGGGGAACCTGAGATAAAGGCTAACGTCATAAAAGCGATAGTTGCAGGTGTAGTTGCTCTCGTTGTCTTCATACTTGGTGGGGGGACTATGGCTGCGGGAATGCTCTCCCAGATGCGTGAAGGTGGTGGCATGCACATGGGAGGTACAGGGTTACTGATCATGGTCGTCGCTTGGGTTATAGGTCTTGTGGCAGCATGGTTTTGGTACAAAGCCAACTCCTACATGACCGAGAAAACTCAAGTGGGTTTATTTAAAACCGGTGGACTGCTTATGTTTGTGGGTGCAGTCCTGGCAATAATCCTGATCGGAGGACTCATATCGCTGATTGGCGAGATACTGCTTATAGTCGCCTGGTTTAGTGTGCAGGAGAAGGTGGAAGAACCTCAAACCGTCTAA
- the mqnE gene encoding aminofutalosine synthase MqnE: MELTIDDLFKTISDSRLSDIAQKVVNEERISEEDALYLFESNELSAIGHLAELVNRRKNGMNAYFIVNRQINPTNVCVYQCDFCAFGVKKSDPKAYELSLEDILRKVEETYKAGGREVHMVGGIPPHWGYERYIQLIRAIKESFPDVVVKAWTAIEIHHMSKISKKSYEEVLGELKEAGLEALPGGGAEIFSDRARRIIAPNKANAEEYLEVHRTAHRLGIPTNATMLYGHVETIEERVEHLARLREIQDETGGFQVFIPLAYWPEGTRLGGRRTSSVDDLKTIAISRIFLDNFPHIKAYWVTLGEKVAQIALNFGADDLDGTIEEEKIVHSAGTMAAYGHSIDRLVSLIKKAGKVPVERDTFYRVVKVYN, encoded by the coding sequence ATGGAACTAACCATAGATGACCTTTTCAAAACCATATCTGACAGTAGGCTATCAGACATAGCCCAGAAGGTAGTCAATGAAGAGAGGATAAGCGAGGAAGACGCCTTATACCTCTTTGAGAGCAACGAGCTTTCAGCAATAGGGCACCTTGCGGAGTTGGTAAACCGCAGAAAAAACGGTATGAACGCTTACTTTATCGTAAACAGGCAGATAAACCCGACGAACGTATGTGTTTACCAGTGTGATTTCTGCGCCTTTGGTGTAAAGAAGTCAGACCCGAAAGCCTACGAGCTCAGCCTTGAAGATATCCTCAGGAAGGTAGAAGAAACCTATAAGGCAGGGGGAAGAGAGGTTCATATGGTAGGAGGTATACCTCCCCATTGGGGCTACGAAAGGTACATACAGCTTATCAGAGCTATAAAGGAAAGTTTTCCGGACGTGGTCGTGAAAGCCTGGACTGCCATAGAGATACATCACATGTCCAAGATTTCAAAGAAGAGCTACGAAGAGGTGCTCGGAGAGCTCAAGGAGGCTGGTCTTGAAGCCCTTCCTGGGGGAGGTGCTGAGATATTTTCAGACAGGGCAAGACGTATAATAGCACCAAACAAGGCAAACGCTGAGGAGTACCTGGAGGTCCACAGAACTGCTCATAGGCTCGGAATACCTACCAATGCTACGATGCTTTACGGACATGTAGAAACCATTGAGGAAAGAGTTGAACACCTTGCAAGGTTGAGGGAGATTCAGGACGAGACAGGAGGCTTTCAGGTTTTCATACCTCTAGCATACTGGCCTGAAGGAACCAGACTCGGAGGAAGGAGAACCTCCTCTGTGGATGACCTTAAGACGATAGCTATATCAAGGATATTTTTGGATAACTTTCCCCATATAAAGGCTTACTGGGTGACCCTTGGAGAAAAGGTGGCCCAAATAGCTTTAAACTTTGGAGCTGATGACCTTGATGGTACCATAGAGGAGGAGAAGATAGTCCACTCTGCAGGTACGATGGCAGCTTACGGTCACTCCATAGACAGGCTCGTTTCTCTTATAAAAAAGGCAGGGAAGGTGCCCGTTGAGAGGGACACCTTTTACAGGGTGGTTAAGGTTTACAATTAG
- a CDS encoding ADP-ribosylglycohydrolase family protein gives MIKNKFKGAILGAALGDAIGKCVEDIVEEEVYEFYGGRVEGFVPPHPSSPAHGQLPEETSDETTIMALLLESVVAKKEIDVRDFLNRLILWYEDEAKHRYPDPSLLTAIDLLSQGINPSTHGLSSSSIEGILRSIVVGLYHYNNPDLAAEGSKLVSLLTHRSDAVSNAAAVLGAAISYLVLEEFDLRDFNERIRFINSLKRFLTDKKYEKPLDLVQELLYEQADLSMAIRNIGNGSYVFEALPLALFIFLSNIETPMEGFWWAVNSYGDYGGDTDAIAFLVGAFVGAYFGDSVFPPHLLEELEGSRKYEGLAEKLYDITEKMITRR, from the coding sequence ATGATAAAAAACAAATTTAAAGGAGCCATACTTGGTGCAGCTCTCGGGGACGCTATAGGTAAATGTGTTGAAGACATAGTTGAAGAAGAAGTGTATGAATTTTACGGAGGCAGGGTGGAAGGGTTTGTCCCCCCTCATCCCTCAAGTCCGGCTCACGGTCAGCTTCCGGAAGAGACTTCGGACGAAACCACTATTATGGCTCTCCTACTTGAAAGTGTTGTTGCTAAGAAGGAGATAGACGTAAGAGACTTTCTCAACAGATTGATTCTCTGGTATGAGGATGAAGCTAAGCACAGGTATCCTGACCCATCCTTGCTAACAGCCATAGACCTTCTATCTCAGGGTATCAACCCGTCAACCCATGGACTATCCTCAAGCTCCATAGAAGGTATCCTTAGAAGCATAGTGGTTGGTCTTTATCACTACAACAACCCTGACCTGGCTGCGGAAGGCTCTAAGCTTGTATCTCTTCTTACCCACAGGAGCGATGCCGTATCAAATGCTGCTGCTGTCTTGGGTGCTGCCATATCCTACTTAGTTCTTGAAGAGTTTGACCTTAGAGATTTCAACGAGAGGATACGTTTTATAAACTCCCTCAAGCGTTTCTTGACTGACAAGAAATACGAAAAGCCTCTTGACCTTGTACAGGAACTACTTTATGAACAGGCAGACCTTAGTATGGCTATAAGAAACATAGGGAACGGCTCTTACGTGTTTGAGGCGCTACCCCTTGCTCTGTTTATATTCCTGTCAAACATTGAGACCCCTATGGAGGGTTTTTGGTGGGCAGTGAATTCCTATGGAGATTACGGCGGAGATACAGATGCCATAGCCTTCCTCGTGGGTGCTTTTGTGGGTGCTTACTTTGGAGACTCGGTTTTTCCACCGCACTTGCTTGAAGAGCTTGAAGGTTCAAGAAAGTATGAGGGATTGGCAGAAAAACTGTATGATATTACAGAAAAAATGATAACGAGGAGGTAA
- the hfq gene encoding RNA chaperone Hfq yields the protein MPYKLQESFLNTARKRKVKVSIYLVNGVRLQGKVRSFDMFTILLEDGKQQTLVYKHAITTIIPHERLDIEFEEEGIPGQA from the coding sequence ATGCCTTACAAATTGCAGGAGAGCTTTTTAAATACGGCGAGGAAGAGGAAAGTAAAGGTTTCCATTTACCTTGTAAACGGAGTAAGGCTTCAGGGAAAGGTCAGGTCTTTTGATATGTTTACAATACTTTTGGAAGATGGCAAGCAGCAGACTTTAGTTTACAAGCACGCTATAACCACAATAATACCCCACGAGAGGCTTGATATAGAGTTTGAAGAGGAAGGTATACCGGGGCAAGCTTAG
- a CDS encoding (2Fe-2S) ferredoxin domain-containing protein codes for MEFKHVFICVNQRPPGHPQGSCAEKGSREVYQAFMEKLQMDPELFMTTAVTPTGCLGPCMMGPTIVVYPEGVWYGNVKVEDVEEIINEHLKGGKPVDRLVISKGKPPGML; via the coding sequence ATGGAATTCAAGCACGTGTTTATATGCGTAAACCAGAGACCACCCGGACATCCTCAAGGTTCCTGTGCAGAGAAGGGCTCAAGAGAGGTCTATCAAGCTTTCATGGAAAAGCTTCAGATGGATCCGGAACTCTTTATGACGACTGCTGTTACACCTACAGGTTGCCTGGGACCGTGCATGATGGGTCCAACCATAGTCGTTTACCCGGAGGGTGTGTGGTACGGCAATGTTAAGGTAGAGGATGTGGAAGAGATAATAAACGAACACCTTAAAGGAGGTAAACCTGTAGACAGGCTCGTAATATCTAAAGGTAAACCTCCTGGGATGCTTTAA
- a CDS encoding N-glycosylase/DNA lyase: MRIAVEKVREVIPEVSKYVKQRIGEFKRLGDEGITHFDFRPFLDIDYRSGLFSELCFCILTANSSAAMGIRIQASLGDEGFMRLSYNELAQTIRSHGHRFPEQRAERIVEVRERWDLINNLIREEEDRKKVRELLADPRSEHKIKGFGYKEASHFLRNIGAEDIAIIDRHVYRFLTENGLFPEVKTLTPKRYLEAEEVLHDVCRELGITQAELDLYIFYIKTKKVLK, encoded by the coding sequence ATGAGGATAGCGGTTGAGAAGGTTAGAGAGGTTATCCCAGAGGTTTCTAAGTATGTGAAACAGAGGATTGGAGAATTTAAAAGACTGGGTGATGAGGGAATAACCCACTTTGATTTCAGACCTTTTCTGGACATTGATTATAGGTCGGGGTTATTCTCCGAGCTGTGTTTTTGCATACTTACGGCAAACTCCTCGGCAGCTATGGGTATAAGGATTCAGGCTTCCTTAGGAGATGAAGGATTTATGAGGCTTAGCTACAATGAGCTTGCACAGACCATAAGAAGTCACGGGCACAGATTTCCAGAGCAAAGGGCTGAGAGGATCGTTGAGGTAAGGGAGAGGTGGGACCTTATTAACAATTTGATAAGAGAGGAAGAAGACAGAAAAAAGGTGCGTGAGCTTCTGGCAGACCCAAGATCTGAACACAAGATAAAAGGCTTTGGATACAAAGAGGCGTCCCATTTCCTCAGAAATATAGGTGCGGAGGATATAGCGATAATAGACAGACACGTTTACAGGTTCCTTACTGAGAACGGACTCTTTCCGGAGGTAAAGACACTGACCCCCAAAAGGTATCTGGAGGCTGAGGAGGTGCTCCACGATGTCTGCAGAGAACTCGGTATAACGCAGGCAGAGCTTGACCTTTACATCTTTTACATAAAGACTAAGAAGGTTCTGAAGTAG
- a CDS encoding 5-(carboxyamino)imidazole ribonucleotide synthase has translation MKVGILGGGQLGWMTILEGRKLGLNFFVLDSDPHAPASRIADRWFSPEEVDEFVRLCDVITYEFEHIEEEILQRAEGKTVPNLTALRLKQNRGEEKNFLYKHGYPVANFRRGKLSQLKGLLQEIGFPAVVKCEKLGYDGKGQYRVFREEDIEVILENHSEEESFVVEEFIDFQGEVSAVGVRDSEGNIKVFPITENIHDEGILLYNRTAERLTCEKEIVSIVSQLLEDLKIVGLLAVEFFVTKEHKVLINEFAPRPHNTGHYTLDGCYTSQFENLLRAITGLPLGSTKLKASAGMVNILGMSLDELPIEEILRIEGTKIYWYGKEKKPRRKVGHINVVSRNESQTEEKLEKLLRIIYQGEPSLR, from the coding sequence ATGAAGGTTGGAATCCTCGGAGGTGGTCAGCTTGGCTGGATGACTATCCTTGAGGGAAGAAAACTTGGACTCAACTTTTTTGTTCTGGACAGTGACCCTCATGCTCCAGCGAGCAGGATAGCAGACAGATGGTTCTCGCCAGAGGAGGTTGATGAGTTCGTAAGGTTGTGCGACGTTATAACTTACGAGTTTGAACACATAGAGGAGGAAATCCTGCAAAGGGCTGAGGGAAAAACTGTTCCCAATCTGACAGCTTTAAGATTGAAGCAGAACAGAGGTGAGGAGAAGAACTTTTTATATAAGCATGGGTATCCGGTTGCAAACTTTAGAAGGGGTAAGCTCTCTCAATTAAAAGGGTTGTTACAGGAGATAGGTTTCCCAGCCGTAGTGAAGTGTGAGAAGTTGGGTTACGATGGTAAGGGTCAGTACAGGGTTTTTAGAGAGGAAGACATAGAGGTTATCCTGGAAAACCACTCGGAAGAAGAAAGTTTTGTGGTTGAAGAGTTTATTGATTTTCAAGGGGAAGTTTCTGCAGTCGGTGTAAGGGATTCGGAGGGTAACATCAAGGTATTTCCGATAACAGAAAACATCCACGATGAGGGGATACTGCTGTACAACAGAACCGCCGAGAGACTAACTTGCGAGAAGGAGATAGTCAGTATAGTTTCCCAGCTCCTGGAGGACCTTAAAATAGTTGGTCTGCTCGCAGTGGAGTTCTTTGTAACAAAAGAGCATAAAGTTCTAATAAATGAGTTCGCTCCAAGACCTCACAACACAGGACATTACACCCTTGATGGATGCTACACTTCTCAATTTGAGAACTTGCTCAGAGCTATAACAGGGTTACCCTTAGGCTCCACCAAATTGAAGGCTTCTGCGGGTATGGTAAACATACTCGGTATGTCTCTGGATGAGCTTCCGATTGAGGAGATACTCAGGATAGAAGGTACAAAGATTTACTGGTACGGTAAGGAAAAGAAACCCAGGAGGAAGGTTGGGCACATAAACGTGGTTTCAAGGAACGAGTCACAGACCGAAGAGAAGTTAGAGAAGCTCCTGAGGATAATCTATCAGGGAGAGCCCAGCCTAAGATGA
- the purE gene encoding 5-(carboxyamino)imidazole ribonucleotide mutase, with protein sequence MEKPLVGVIMGSISDWEHMKGASDILREFGIPHENRVVSAHRTPELMYEYAKTAEERGIEIIIAGAGGAAHLPGMVASLTTLPVIGVPVPSKHMSGIDSLYSIVQMPAGIPVATVAIGNSTNAGLLAVRILSIKYPELASKLREYREKLKEKVLNMKIEG encoded by the coding sequence ATGGAAAAACCACTCGTCGGTGTGATAATGGGAAGCATATCGGACTGGGAACATATGAAGGGGGCTTCCGATATACTGAGGGAGTTTGGCATACCCCATGAAAACAGAGTCGTTTCAGCCCATAGAACACCAGAGCTCATGTACGAGTATGCAAAGACCGCGGAAGAGAGGGGAATTGAAATTATAATCGCAGGTGCCGGTGGTGCTGCCCACCTTCCTGGTATGGTTGCCTCTCTCACAACCCTTCCAGTGATAGGTGTACCCGTGCCGTCCAAACATATGTCAGGGATTGACTCCCTGTACTCTATAGTTCAGATGCCGGCGGGAATTCCAGTTGCAACGGTAGCCATAGGAAACTCCACCAACGCAGGGCTTTTGGCGGTAAGGATACTATCAATAAAGTACCCCGAGTTGGCAAGCAAGCTCAGAGAGTATAGAGAGAAACTTAAAGAAAAGGTTCTAAACATGAAGATAGAGGGATGA
- the murB gene encoding UDP-N-acetylmuramate dehydrogenase, with translation MNLLKNYNLSKLTTIRIGGKAKFFAQPADFNELRELILFSREKDIPIYVLGGGSNTIFGDIGGLVISLRKLTGMKVERKGEVFLIESLAGTPLREIVSLSVKENLDGLYRLVGFPATLGGAIAMNAGAFGVEISSFVRRVIFVDWNGEIKEKNSEEIEFSYRSSPFPREGLVLSCLLELPRSDTPVEGEFKRIREKRKRTQPIDKPTSGSTFKNPYPLYAGELLERVGMKSYRIGDVSFSEKHSNFLINHGEGRYGDVLKLVNEAKRRVYEEFGVRLEEEVRFIEDSGVDGWKVL, from the coding sequence ATGAACCTTTTAAAGAACTATAACCTTTCAAAACTCACAACCATAAGGATAGGTGGGAAAGCTAAGTTTTTTGCTCAGCCAGCTGACTTTAATGAATTGAGGGAGCTTATCTTATTCTCTAGGGAGAAAGATATACCCATTTACGTGCTTGGAGGTGGTTCAAATACCATATTTGGGGACATAGGAGGGCTCGTGATAAGCCTGAGAAAACTGACGGGTATGAAAGTAGAAAGAAAAGGTGAAGTTTTCCTTATAGAATCCTTGGCGGGGACACCCCTCCGGGAAATAGTAAGTCTCTCAGTGAAAGAGAACCTGGATGGTCTTTACAGGCTGGTGGGCTTTCCGGCTACACTTGGAGGCGCCATAGCTATGAATGCAGGTGCCTTTGGTGTTGAAATTTCCAGCTTCGTCAGAAGGGTTATCTTTGTTGACTGGAACGGGGAAATAAAGGAAAAAAACTCTGAAGAGATAGAGTTTTCCTACAGGAGCTCTCCCTTTCCCCGAGAAGGGTTGGTCTTGTCCTGCCTCCTTGAGCTTCCCAGAAGTGATACTCCTGTGGAAGGCGAGTTTAAAAGAATAAGGGAGAAGAGGAAGAGAACCCAGCCTATTGACAAGCCAACAAGCGGGTCAACCTTTAAGAACCCGTATCCCCTGTATGCAGGTGAACTACTTGAAAGGGTGGGTATGAAGTCCTACAGAATCGGTGACGTATCCTTTTCAGAGAAGCACTCCAACTTCCTGATAAACCATGGTGAGGGGAGATATGGGGATGTCCTCAAGCTTGTGAACGAAGCTAAAAGGCGGGTTTACGAGGAGTTCGGTGTCAGGCTTGAAGAGGAGGTGAGGTTTATTGAGGATAGTGGTGTTGATGGGTGGAAGGTCCTCTGA
- a CDS encoding D-alanine--D-alanine ligase family protein has protein sequence MRIVVLMGGRSSEREVSLKTGSAVATALRELGHEVFELDLTPDLPCKLLELKPDKVFIALHGPYGEDGRVQGLLDIMGIPYTGSGVLGSAIAMDKEITKRLLSSEGIPTPPWTCVKRGGSVPNWSLFPAVVKPADQGSSVGLSVVYTQDELEKAVKELFELTDKVLVESFVEGRDMTVGILKDKALPVIEIRPKKGIYDYESKYTKGATEYVFLEDEALSEELQDMALRVHNLLQLRDFSRVDFRVDREGKPYVLEVNTVPGMTELSLFPMACKRAGIDFKEMLVIILS, from the coding sequence TTGAGGATAGTGGTGTTGATGGGTGGAAGGTCCTCTGAAAGAGAGGTCTCCCTAAAAACCGGCAGTGCTGTGGCTACCGCGCTTAGAGAGCTTGGACATGAAGTTTTTGAGCTTGACCTTACACCAGACCTACCGTGTAAACTCCTTGAACTCAAGCCAGACAAGGTGTTTATAGCCTTACATGGTCCTTACGGCGAAGATGGTAGGGTTCAGGGACTCCTTGATATTATGGGTATACCTTACACAGGCTCCGGGGTTTTGGGTAGCGCTATAGCCATGGATAAGGAGATAACAAAGAGACTCCTGAGTTCCGAAGGCATACCAACACCTCCGTGGACTTGCGTGAAGAGAGGCGGAAGTGTACCAAACTGGAGTCTGTTTCCGGCGGTTGTTAAGCCCGCAGACCAGGGGTCAAGTGTTGGACTCTCGGTAGTTTATACACAAGATGAACTGGAAAAAGCTGTTAAAGAACTCTTTGAACTTACCGATAAAGTGCTTGTAGAGTCTTTTGTTGAGGGTAGGGATATGACCGTGGGCATACTTAAGGATAAAGCTCTACCGGTTATTGAGATTAGACCCAAGAAGGGTATCTATGACTATGAAAGTAAATACACAAAGGGAGCTACAGAGTATGTGTTTCTGGAGGATGAGGCACTTTCAGAGGAGCTACAGGATATGGCTCTGAGGGTGCATAACTTACTTCAGTTGAGAGACTTTTCGCGTGTAGATTTCAGGGTTGATAGAGAGGGTAAGCCATACGTACTTGAAGTCAATACCGTCCCCGGAATGACGGAACTGAGCCTGTTCCCAATGGCGTGCAAAAGAGCAGGCATAGACTTTAAAGAGATGTTGGTTATAATACTTAGCTAA